Proteins co-encoded in one Medicago truncatula cultivar Jemalong A17 chromosome 8, MtrunA17r5.0-ANR, whole genome shotgun sequence genomic window:
- the LOC120577364 gene encoding uncharacterized protein — protein MVECCVDWVTFFYVHLNIAQLLKFLSCEILIYLLDFLQASVMLPMIFAHDFGDQLGQYATMVDSKNNIFEILVERNNQGIYLTRGWGALSDFHNFKLGSWITIVFVGDGRFNIRVQNRFGKKIRCPEFSPPMQFLVDRNAIPITLFNVVPAPFAHDELNFQHTYDKRLDSDEMNDGFLNLAYVGFSQMCLDTSSAALKLFDEHGNKWTCTLQFVPGNDAHFKIGGGWNTMLKARRLKSGARVVLGAPGVGSNETIYFIVIRR, from the exons ATGGTCGAATGTTGTGTTGACTGGGTAACTTTTTTTTACGTTCATTTAAACATTGCGCAGCTCTTGAAATTTCTGTCATGCGAAATTCTCATATATTTATTGGATTTTTTGCAAGCGTCTGTTATGCTCCCCATGATATTTGCTCATGATTTTGGGGACCAACTCGGGCAATATGCGACTATGGTAGATTCTAAAAACAATATCTTTGAAATATTGGTTGAGAGGAACAACCAAGGAATCTACCTCACAAGGGGATGGGGTGCGCTTTCTGATTTTCACAATTTCAAATTGGGTTCATGGATAACGATTGTCTTTGTTGGTGATGGAAGGTTCAACATAAGAGTACAAAACAGGTTTGGCAAAAAGATCCGTTGTCCCGAGTTTTCACCTCCAATGCAGTTTTTGGTTGATAGGAATGCTATCCCTATTACTCTGTTCAATGTTGTGCCAGCTCCGTTTGCCCATGATGAGCTTAACTTCCAACACACATACGATAAGAGGCTTGATTCTGATGAGATGAACGACGGATTCTTG AATCTTGCTTATGTTGGATTTTCTCAGATGTGTTTGGATACAAGTTCTGCTGCTCTGAAGTTGTTTGATGAGCATGGGAATAAGTGGACATGCACTCTCCAGTTTGTGCCGGGCAATGATGCTCACTTTAAGATTGGTGGTGGTTGGAACACAATGCTCAAGGCTAGAAGACTTAAATCTGGTGCAAGGGTTGTTTTAGGAGCCCCTGGAGTTGGTTCAAATGAGACAATCTATTTTATTGTAATTCGTCGCTGA
- the LOC120577363 gene encoding protein NRT1/ PTR FAMILY 8.3 isoform X1 — translation MDETNEQQYTGDGSVDHKHRPALKANTGKWKACPFILGNECCERLAFFGIATNLVTYLTTKLHENNTSAARNVSIWQGTCYLTPLIAAILADGYLGRYWTIAVFSMIYFVGMSILTLSVSVPPLKPAECLGSLCPPAAPMQYFVFYLGLYIIALGTGGVKACVLSFGADQFDDTDSKESAKKASYFNWYYFSIYLGAIVSCSLIVWIQDNAGWGLGFGIPALFMGLSVGSFILGTPLYRFQKPKGSPITRLCQVVLASVRKQNLVVPEDSSLLYETPDQKSGVEKSRKLKHHDDLRFFDRAAVVSDSEKRSGDYSNPWRLCTVTQVEELKILIRMFPIWATGIIYSSVYAQMSTLFVEQGTMMNTRIGSFKLSPASLSTFEVGSVVLWVLVYDRIFVPIAKKFTGKKRGISVFQRIGTGLFISGLCMLAAAVVEIKRLQLARELDLVDKPVAVPLSVLWQIPQYLILAAAEIFQFVGQLEFFYEESPDAMRTLCGALPLLNFSLGSYLSSFILTIVTYFTTRGGRLGWIPDNLNKGHLDYYFLLLFGLSLLNLFVFIVSAKIYKPKKAS, via the exons ATG gaTGAAACGAATGAACAACAATACACAGGAGATGGTTCAGTTGATCATAAACATAGGCCTGCTCTTAAGGCCAATACTGGCAAATGGAAAGCTTGTCCATTTATTCTag GCAATGAATGTTGTGAACGTTTGGCTTTTTTCGGTATTGCAACAAACCTTGTTACCTATCTTACCACCAAACTACACGAAAATAACACGTCTGCTGCGAGAAATGTCAGCATCTGGCAAGGAACTTGTTATCTTACACCTCTCATTGCAGCTATTCTGGCCGATGGTTACTTGGGAAGATACTGGACAATCGCTGTTTTCTCCATGATTTACTTTGTT GGGATGAGTATTTTGACTCTTTCGGTATCTGTTCCACCATTGAAGCCAGCTGAGTGTTTGGGTTCACTATGTCCTCCGGCGGCTCCTATGCAATATTTTGTGTTCTACTTGGGCCTCTACATAATTGCGTTAGGGACTGGTGGTGTAAAAGCGTGTGTGCTATCTTTTGGGGCAGATCAGTTTGATGATACTGATTCCAAGGAAAGTGCCAAGAAGGCTTCCTATTTCAATTGGTATTACTTTTCTATCTACCTAGGTGCCATTGTATCATGCAGCCTCATTGTGTGGATTCAAGATAATGCAGGATGGGGCCTTGGATTTGGAATTCCTGCTTTATTTATGGGATTATCTGTTGGAAGTTTCATTTTAGGCACCCCTCTCTATAGGTTTCAGAAACCAAAGGGTAGCCCTATTACAAGATTGTGCCAGGTTGTGTTAGCATCTGTCCGGAAGCAGAATCTGGTCGTGCCTGAGGATAGTAGTCTCCTGTATGAGACGCCTGACCAGAAATCTGGAGTTGAAAAAAGTCGCAAACTGAAGCATCATGATGATCTCAG GTTTTTTGATAGAGCAGCTGTAGTATCTGATTCGGAGAAAAGAAGCGGTGACTATTCTAATCCATGGAGGCTTTGCACCGTGACACAGGTGGAGGAATTGAAAATCTTGATTCGCATGTTTCCAATTTGGGCTACTGGCATCATTTATTCTTCTGTCTACGCCCAGATGTCAACATTGTTTGTGGAGCAAGGAACTATGATGAATACAAGGATTGGTTCCTTCAAATTATCCCCAGCTTCCCTCTCAACCTTTGAGGTGGGAAGTGTTGTTTTGTGGGTCCTCGTCTACGACAGGATATTTGTTCCTATTGCAAAGAAATTTACAGGCAAGAAAAGAGGCATTTCTGTGTTTCAAAGAATAGGAACTGGCCTTTTTATTTCTGGGCTTTGCATGTTAGCAGCTGCTGTTGTGGAGATTAAGCGTCTGCAGCTTGCAAGAGAGCTTGACCTTGTTGATAAACCTGTCGCTGTACCCCTTAGCGTGTTATGGCAAATCCCTCAGTATTTAATATTAGCAGCAGCAGAAATATTCCAATTTGTTGGGCAGCTTGAGTTCTTCTACGAAGAATCACCAGATGCTATGCGAACTTTATGTGGTGCACTGCCGCtccttaatttttcattgggGAGTTACTTGAGCTCTTTCATTCTCACTATAGTAACTTACTTCACAACACGAGGGGGAAGGCTTGGATGGATTCCAGATAACTTGAACAAAGGACATCTTGATTATTATTTTCTGCTTTTATTTGGACTTAGCTTATTGAATCTGTTTGTGTTCATAGTTTCAGCGAAGATATACAAACCAAAGAAGGCTTCTtaa
- the LOC120577360 gene encoding protein NRT1/ PTR FAMILY 8.3, with the protein MASVDNDDILELEQPLLQDESSKQYTGDGSVDYRRRPAIKNNTGNWRACPFILGNECCERLAFFGIATNLVTYLTTKLHEGNASAARNVSIWQGTCYLTPLIGAVLADGYWGRYWTIAIFSIIYFVGLCILTLSASVPLLKPAECLSSICPPASPMQYYVFYLGLYVIALGTGGVKACVPPFGADQFDDTDSKERAKKASFFNWYYFSIDLGAIASCTFIVWVQDNAGWGLGFGIPTLFMGLSVGSFFLGTYLYRFQKPMGSPITRMCQVVLASVRKQNLVVPKDSSLLYERPDNESGFERSRKLIHRDDLRYFDRAAVVSASENRSGDYSNPWRLCTVTQVEELKILIRMFPIWATGIIFSSVYAQMSTLFVEQGTMMDTSIGSFKLSPASLSTFDVASVVLWVPVYDRILVPIAKKLTGKKRGISVFQRIGIGHFISGMCMLAAAAVEIKRMQLAREFDLVDKPVAVPLSVLWQLPQYFLLGASEVFTFIGQLEFFYNESPDAMRTLCGALPLLSFSLGNYLSSFILTIVTYFTTQGGRPGWIPDNLNSGHLDYFFLIISGLSLLNMLVFITAAKMYKQKKVS; encoded by the exons ATGGCTTCTGTTGACAACGACGACATTCTTGAGTTGGAACAACCCCTTCTTCAG GATGAAAGTAGCAAACAATACACAGGAGATGGTTCAGTTGATTATAGACGGAGGCCTGCTATTAAGAACAATACTGGCAATTGGAGAGCATGTCCATTTATTCTAG GCAATGAATGTTGTGAACGTTTGGCTTTCTTTGGCATTGCAACAAACCTTGTTACCTATCTTACCACCAAACTGCATGAAGGAAATGCCTCTGCTGCAAGAAATGTCAGCATCTGGCAAGGAACTTGTTATCTTACACCTCTCATTGGAGCCGTCCTGGCAGATGGTTACTGGGGACGATACTGGACAATTGCCATTTTCTCTatcatttattttgtt GGGTTGTGTATCTTGACTCTTTCTGCATCTGTTCCATTGTTGAAGCCAGCTGAGTGTTTGAGTTCGATATGTCCTCCGGCTAGTCCTATGCAATATTATGTGTTCTACCTTGGTCTTTATGTAATTGCACTAGGAACTGGTGGTGTAAAAGCATGTGTTCCACCTTTTGGGGCAGATCAGTTTGATGATACTGATTCCAAAGAAAGGGCTAAGAAGGCTTCCTTTTTCAACTGGTATTACTTTTCTATCGACCTAGGTGCCATTGCTTCATGCACCTTTATTGTGTGGGTTCAAGATAATGCAGGATGGGGTCTTGGATTTGGCATTCCTACTTTATTTATGGGGTTATCAGTTGGAAGTTTCTTTTTAGGCACCTATCTCTATAGGTTTCAAAAACCAATGGGAAGCCCTATTACAAGAATGTGCCAGGTTGTGTTAGCATCTGTCCGGAAGCAGAATCTGGTTGTGCCCAAGGATAGTAGTCTCCTGTATGAAAGGCCTGACAATGAATCTGGATTTGAGAGAAGTCGCAAACTGATACACCGTGATGATCTCAG gtATTTTGATAGAGCAGCTGTAGTGTCTGCTTCAGAAAACAGAAGTGGTGACTATTCTAATCCATGGAGGCTTTGCACCGTGACACAGGTGGAGGAATTGAAAATCTTGATTCGCATGTTTCCAATTTGGGCTACTGGCATCATTTTTTCTTCTGTCTACGCCCAGATGTCAACATTGTTTGTAGAGCAAGGAACTATGATGGATACGAGTATTGGTTCCTTCAAATTATCCCCAGCTTCCCTCTCAACCTTTGACGTGGCAAGTGTTGTTTTGTGGGTTCCCGTCTATGACAGGATACTTGTTCCCATTGCAAAGAAACTTACAGGCAAGAAAAGGGGCATTTCTGTGTTTCAAAGAATAGGAATTGGCCATTTTATTTCTGGGATGTGCATGTTAGCAGCTGCTGCTGTGGAGATTAAGCGTATGCAGCTTGCAAGAGAATTTGACCTTGTTGATAAACCTGTCGCTGTACCCCTTAGTGTGTTATGGCAACTACCTCAATATTTCTTATTAGGCGCGTCAGAGGTATTCACATTCATAGGGCAGCTTGAGTTCTTCTATAACGAATCACCAGATGCTATGCGAACTTTATGTGGTGCACTGCCGCTCCTTAGTTTTTCATTGGGGAATTACTTGAGCTCTTTCATTCTTACTATAGTAACTTACTTCACAACACAAGGAGGAAGGCCTGGATGGATTCCAGATAACTTGAACAGTGGACATCTTGATTACTTTTTTCTGATTATATCTGGACTTAGCTTATTAAATATGTTGGTGTTTATAACTGCAGCCAAAATGTACAAGCAGAAGAAGGTTTCTTAA
- the LOC120577362 gene encoding protein NRT1/ PTR FAMILY 8.3, which yields MGSVHDHEQPLLQDETNEQEEYTGDGSVDHKQRPALKANTGNWRACPFILGNECCERLAFFGIATNLVTYLTTKLHESNASAARNVSIWQGTCYLTPLIAAILADGYLGRYWTIAVFSMIYFVGMSILTLSVSVPPMKPAECLGSVCPPAAPMQYFVFYLGLYVIALGTGGVKACVLSFGADQFDDTDSKESAKKASYFNWYYFSIYLGAIASCSLIVWVQDNAGWGLGFGIPALFMGLSVGSFFLGTPLYRFQKPKGSPITRLCQVVLASVRKQNLVLPEDSSLLYETPDKKSGVEKSRKLKHHDDLRYFDRAAVVSDSEKRSGDYSNPWRLCTVTQVEELKILIRMFPIWATGIIFSSVYAQMSTLFVEQGTMMNTSIGSFKLSPASLSTFEVASVVMWVPVYDKILVPIVKKFTGKKRGISVFQRIGIGLFISGLCMLAAAAVEIKRLQLARELDLVDKPVGVPLSVLWQIPQYLILGAAEIFTFVGQLEFFYEESPDAMRTICGALPLLNFSLGNYLSSFILTIVTYFTTKGGRLGWIPDNLNKGHLDYYFLLLSGLSLLNMLVFIVAAKIYKPKNAS from the exons ATGGGTTCCGTTCACGATCACGAACAACCTCTTCTTCAG GATGAAACGAACGAACAAGAAGAATACACAGGAGATGGTTCAGTTGACCATAAACAAAGGCCTGCTCTTAAGGCCAACACTGGCAATTGGAGAGCTTGTCCATTTATTCTAg GCAATGAATGTTGCGAACGTTTGGCTTTCTTTGGTATTGCAACAAACCTTGTTACCTATCTTACCACAAAACTACACGAAAGTAACGCGTCTGCTGCGAGAAATGTCAGCATCTGGCAAGGAACTTGTTATCTTACACCTCTCATTGCAGCTATTCTGGCCGATGGTTATTTGGGACGATACTGGACAATTGCTGTTTTCTCCATGATTTACTTTGTT GGAATGAGTATTTTGACTCTTTCCGTATCTGTTCCACCGATGAAGCCAGCTGAGTGTTTGGGTTCAGTTTGTCCTCCGGCGGCTCCTATGCAATATTTTGTGTTCTACTTGGGTCTCTATGTAATTGCGCTAGGGACTGGTGGTGTAAAAGCGTGTGTGCTATCTTTTGGGGCAGATCAGTTTGATGATACTGATTCCAAGGAAAGTGCCAAGAAGGCTTCCTACTTCAATTGGTATTACTTTTCTATCTACCTAGGTGCCATTGCATCATGCAGCCTCATTGTGTGGGTTCAAGATAATGCAGGATGGGGCCTTGGATTTGGAATTCCTGCTTTATTTATGGGATTATCCGTTGGAAGTTTCTTTTTAGGTACCCCTCTCTACAGGTTTCAGAAACCAAAGGGTAGCCCTATTACAAGATTGTGTCAGGTTGTGTTAGCATCTGTCCGGAAGCAGAATCTTGTTCTTCCTGAGGATAGTAGTCTCCTGTATGAGACGCCTGACAAGAAATCTGGAGTTGAAAAAAGTCGCAAACTGAAGCATCATGATGATCTCAG GTATTTTGATAGAGCGGCTGTAGTGTCTGATTCAGAGAAAAGAAGTGGCGACTATTCTAATCCATGGAGGCTTTGCACCGTGACACAGGTGGAGGAATTGAAAATCTTGATTCGTATGTTTCCAATTTGGGCTACTGGCATCATTTTTTCTTCTGTCTACGCTCAGATGTCGACATTGTTTGTGGAGCAAGGAACTATGATGAATACAAGTATCGGTTCCTTCAAATTATCCCCAGCTTCCCTCTCAACCTTTGAGGTGGCAAGTGTTGTTATGTGGGTCCCCGTCTACGACAAGATACTTGTTCCTATTGTAAAGAAATTTACAGGCAAGAAAAGGGGCATTTCTGTGTTTCAAAGAATAGGAATTGGCCTTTTTATTTCTGGGCTTTGCATGTTAGCAGCTGCTGCTGTGGAGATTAAGCGTCTGCAGCTTGCAAGAGAGCTTGACCTTGTTGATAAACCTGTGGGTGTACCCCTTAGTGTGTTATGGCAAATCCCTCAGTATTTAATATTAGGAGCAGCAGAAATATTCACATTTGTTGGGCAGCTTGAGTTCTTCTACGAAGAATCACCAGATGCTATGCGGACTATATGTGGTGCATTGCCGCTTCTTAATTTCTCATTGGGGAATTACTTGAGCTCTTTCATTCTTACTATAGTAACTTACTTCACAACAAAAGGAGGAAGGCTTGGATGGATTCCAGATAACTTGAACAAGGGACATCTTGATTATTATTTTCTGCTTTTATCTGGACTTAGCTTATTGAATATGTTAGTGTTCATAGTTGCAGCCAAAATATACAAACCAAAGAATGCTTCttaa
- the LOC120577363 gene encoding protein NRT1/ PTR FAMILY 8.3 isoform X2, giving the protein MSILTLSVSVPPLKPAECLGSLCPPAAPMQYFVFYLGLYIIALGTGGVKACVLSFGADQFDDTDSKESAKKASYFNWYYFSIYLGAIVSCSLIVWIQDNAGWGLGFGIPALFMGLSVGSFILGTPLYRFQKPKGSPITRLCQVVLASVRKQNLVVPEDSSLLYETPDQKSGVEKSRKLKHHDDLRFFDRAAVVSDSEKRSGDYSNPWRLCTVTQVEELKILIRMFPIWATGIIYSSVYAQMSTLFVEQGTMMNTRIGSFKLSPASLSTFEVGSVVLWVLVYDRIFVPIAKKFTGKKRGISVFQRIGTGLFISGLCMLAAAVVEIKRLQLARELDLVDKPVAVPLSVLWQIPQYLILAAAEIFQFVGQLEFFYEESPDAMRTLCGALPLLNFSLGSYLSSFILTIVTYFTTRGGRLGWIPDNLNKGHLDYYFLLLFGLSLLNLFVFIVSAKIYKPKKAS; this is encoded by the exons ATGAGTATTTTGACTCTTTCGGTATCTGTTCCACCATTGAAGCCAGCTGAGTGTTTGGGTTCACTATGTCCTCCGGCGGCTCCTATGCAATATTTTGTGTTCTACTTGGGCCTCTACATAATTGCGTTAGGGACTGGTGGTGTAAAAGCGTGTGTGCTATCTTTTGGGGCAGATCAGTTTGATGATACTGATTCCAAGGAAAGTGCCAAGAAGGCTTCCTATTTCAATTGGTATTACTTTTCTATCTACCTAGGTGCCATTGTATCATGCAGCCTCATTGTGTGGATTCAAGATAATGCAGGATGGGGCCTTGGATTTGGAATTCCTGCTTTATTTATGGGATTATCTGTTGGAAGTTTCATTTTAGGCACCCCTCTCTATAGGTTTCAGAAACCAAAGGGTAGCCCTATTACAAGATTGTGCCAGGTTGTGTTAGCATCTGTCCGGAAGCAGAATCTGGTCGTGCCTGAGGATAGTAGTCTCCTGTATGAGACGCCTGACCAGAAATCTGGAGTTGAAAAAAGTCGCAAACTGAAGCATCATGATGATCTCAG GTTTTTTGATAGAGCAGCTGTAGTATCTGATTCGGAGAAAAGAAGCGGTGACTATTCTAATCCATGGAGGCTTTGCACCGTGACACAGGTGGAGGAATTGAAAATCTTGATTCGCATGTTTCCAATTTGGGCTACTGGCATCATTTATTCTTCTGTCTACGCCCAGATGTCAACATTGTTTGTGGAGCAAGGAACTATGATGAATACAAGGATTGGTTCCTTCAAATTATCCCCAGCTTCCCTCTCAACCTTTGAGGTGGGAAGTGTTGTTTTGTGGGTCCTCGTCTACGACAGGATATTTGTTCCTATTGCAAAGAAATTTACAGGCAAGAAAAGAGGCATTTCTGTGTTTCAAAGAATAGGAACTGGCCTTTTTATTTCTGGGCTTTGCATGTTAGCAGCTGCTGTTGTGGAGATTAAGCGTCTGCAGCTTGCAAGAGAGCTTGACCTTGTTGATAAACCTGTCGCTGTACCCCTTAGCGTGTTATGGCAAATCCCTCAGTATTTAATATTAGCAGCAGCAGAAATATTCCAATTTGTTGGGCAGCTTGAGTTCTTCTACGAAGAATCACCAGATGCTATGCGAACTTTATGTGGTGCACTGCCGCtccttaatttttcattgggGAGTTACTTGAGCTCTTTCATTCTCACTATAGTAACTTACTTCACAACACGAGGGGGAAGGCTTGGATGGATTCCAGATAACTTGAACAAAGGACATCTTGATTATTATTTTCTGCTTTTATTTGGACTTAGCTTATTGAATCTGTTTGTGTTCATAGTTTCAGCGAAGATATACAAACCAAAGAAGGCTTCTtaa
- the LOC120577365 gene encoding protein NRT1/ PTR FAMILY 8.3 produces the protein MGSVEEDSSRSLEEALVQDEESKLYTGDGSVDFKGRPVLKQNTGNWKACPFILGNECCERLAYYGIATNLVTYLTRKLHEGNVSAARHVTTWQGTCYLAPLIGAVLADSYWGRYWTIAIFSMIYFIGMGTLTLSASIPALKPAECLGAACPPATPAQYAVFFIGLYLIALGTGGIKPCVSSFGADQFDDTDPRERVKKGSFFNWFYFSINIGALVSSSFIVWIQENAGWGLGFGIPALFMGLAIGSFFLGTPLYRFQKPGGSPLTRMCQVVAASFRKRNLDVPEDSSLLYETEDKSSAIEGSRKLEHSDELRCLDRAAVVSDAERKSGDYSNLWRLCTVTQVEELKILIRMFPVWATGIIFSAVYAQMSTLFVEQGTMMNTSIGSFKIPPASLSTFDVISVIFWVPVYDRFIVPIARKFTGKERGFSELQRMGIGLFISILCMSAAAVLEIKRLQIANELGLVDEPVPVPLTILWQIPQYFLLGAAEVFTFVGQLEFFYDQSPDAMRSLCSALSLLTTSLGNYLSSFILTVVTYFSTRGGNPGWIPDNLNGGHLDYFFWLLAGLSFLNMLMYTVVAKRYKKKKAS, from the exons ATGGGATCGGTAGAGGAAGATTCATCGCGTAGTTTGGAAGAAGCTCTTGTTCAG GATGAAGAGAGTAAGCTTTACACAGGAGATGGCTCCGTTGACTTTAAAGGGAGACCCGTGCTTAAGCAGAATACTGGCAACTGGAAAGCTTGTCCATTTATCCTAG GCAATGAGTGCTGTGAACGTTTGGCATACTACGGCATTGCAACAAATCTTGTTACATATCTTACTCGCAAGCTACATGAAGGAAATGTCTCTGCGGCAAGACACGTCACCACTTGGCAAGGCACTTGTTACCTTGCACCTCTCATTGGAGCAGTTCTAGCAGATTCTTACTGGGGACGATACTGGACAATTGCCATTTTCTCCATGATTTACTTCATT GGAATGGGTACATTGACTCTTTCTGCATCTATTCCAGCATTGAAGCCTGCTGAGTGTTTGGGTGCTGCATGCCCTCCAGCTACTCCTGCACAATATGCTGTATTTTTCATTGGTCTCTACCTGATTGCGCTTGGGACTGGTGGCATTAAACCATGTGTGTCCTCTTTTGGGGCAGATCAGTTTGATGATACTGATCCCCGGGAAAGGGTTAAGAAGGGATCATTTTTCAACTGGTTTTACTTTTCTATCAACATAGGAGCCCTTGTATCAAGCAGTTTTATTGTGTGGATTCAAGAAAATGCAGGCTGGGGTCTTGGATTTGGCATTCCTGCTTTATTTATGGGATTAGCCATCGGAAGTTTCTTTTTAGGCACACCCCTCTATAGGTTTCAAAAACCAGGGGGAAGCCCTCTTACAAGAATGTGCCAGGTTGTGGCAGCATCTTTTCGGAAGCGGAATCTGGATGTCCCTGAGGATAGTAGTCTCTTGTATGAAACGGAAGACAAGAGCTCTGCAATTGAAGGAAGTCGGAAACTAGAGCATAGTGATGAACTAAG GTGTCTTGACAGAGCAGCTGTAGTCTCTGATGCTGAGAGGAAAAGTGGCGACTATTCTAACCTTTGGAGACTTTGCACCGTGACACAGGTGGAGGAATTGAAAATCTTGATCCGCATGTTTCCAGTTTGGGCTACTGGCATTATTTTTTCTGCTGTCTATGCCCAGATGTCAACATTGTTTGTGGAACAAGGAACTATGATGAACACTAGTATTGGTTCTTTCAAAATTCCACCAGCTTCCCTCTCAACTTTTGATGTAATTAGTGTTATTTTCTGGGTCCCTGTCTATGACAGGTTTATAGTTCCAATTGCAAGGAAATTTACTGGCAAAGAAAGGGGCTTTTCGGAGTTGCAAAGAATGGGAATTGGCCTTTTTATTTCAATCCTGTGCATGTCAGCAGCTGCTGTTTTGGAGATTAAACGTCTGCAGATTGCGAACGAGCTTGGGCTTGTTGATGAACCTGTCCCTGTACCCCTTACTATACTTTGGCAAATCCCTCAGTATTTCTTATTGGGAGCAGCAGAAGTATTCACATTCGTGGGGCAGCTTGAGTTCTTCTATGACCAATCTCCAGATGCCATGCGAAGTTTATGCAGTGCTTTGTCACTTCTGACTACTTCACTGGGAAATTACTTGAGTTCTTTCATTCTCACTGTTGTAACTTACTTCTCTACACGAGGGGGAAATCCTGGATGGATTCCGGATAATTTGAACGGAGGTCATCTCGATTACTTTTTCTGGCTTTTAGCTGGACTTAGCTTCTTAAATATGTTGATGTACACAGTTGTTGCCAAAagatacaagaaaaagaaggcTTCTTGA